Proteins from one Catenulispora sp. EB89 genomic window:
- a CDS encoding beta-galactosidase, which translates to MPSLGDATGGRILFGGDYNPEQWPREVWEEDVRLMREAGVNLATVGVFSWALLEPRPGERDFGWLTDVLDLLHANGIGVGLATPTASTPPWMGHRWPETLPRNPDGTVRTYGSRNAYCPSSPVYRAFADAISADLASVYAHHPALRMWHIGNEFGTVCYCDQCAERFRHWLQARYGDLDALNEAWGTAFWSQRYCEWEEVIPPRQVQYVINPTQDLDYQRFASDLLLERFNAERDIVRGANPAVPITTNSMMFFKATDLWRWGAEEDFTSLDAYPDPNSPLAACDGAMAQDLIRSVGGGKPWLMMEQTPGRAGFRHVATPKRPGLNRLWSLQALARGADGILHFQWRASKQGAERTHGAMLPHAGPDSRIFREVCDLGKELGDLADVLGTAVAASVAIVLDWDSWRGVELDHQPHSGFRYVDRIREYYTPLWKANVTVDFVHPEADLSRYKLVVAPNLYQVSDAAAENVIGYVRGGGHLVLGPFSGVADPDERIRLGGYPAPFRDLLGLRIEEYWPLPDDEPLTLHSEVFGDFSAQSWAEWLTAGAGTALAEIASGPLAGIPAIVGNTYGAGTAWYVATLPEERVLARLLDLACSQAGVESVLPGLPEGVEAVRRGEFVFVLDHARGTVDIRLATTAAV; encoded by the coding sequence ATGCCATCGCTCGGCGACGCCACCGGCGGCCGCATCCTGTTCGGCGGCGACTACAACCCCGAACAGTGGCCGCGCGAAGTCTGGGAGGAGGACGTGCGGCTGATGCGGGAGGCCGGGGTGAACCTGGCCACGGTCGGCGTGTTCTCCTGGGCCCTGCTCGAACCGCGGCCCGGCGAGCGCGATTTCGGCTGGCTCACCGACGTCCTGGACCTGCTGCACGCCAACGGCATCGGCGTGGGGCTGGCCACGCCGACCGCGTCGACGCCGCCGTGGATGGGCCACCGCTGGCCCGAGACGCTGCCGCGCAACCCGGACGGGACGGTGCGGACGTACGGTTCGCGCAACGCGTACTGCCCGTCGTCCCCGGTGTACCGGGCCTTCGCGGACGCGATCAGCGCCGATCTGGCCTCCGTCTACGCGCACCACCCGGCGCTGCGGATGTGGCACATCGGCAACGAGTTCGGGACGGTGTGCTACTGCGATCAGTGTGCTGAGCGCTTCCGGCACTGGCTGCAGGCCAGGTACGGGGACCTCGACGCGCTGAACGAGGCGTGGGGGACCGCGTTCTGGTCGCAGCGCTACTGCGAGTGGGAGGAGGTCATCCCGCCGCGCCAGGTGCAGTACGTCATCAACCCCACCCAGGACCTCGACTACCAGCGCTTCGCCTCCGACCTGCTGCTGGAGCGGTTCAACGCGGAGCGGGACATCGTGCGCGGCGCCAACCCCGCGGTGCCAATAACGACCAACTCGATGATGTTCTTCAAGGCCACAGACCTGTGGCGATGGGGCGCCGAGGAGGACTTCACCTCGCTCGACGCCTACCCCGACCCCAACAGCCCACTGGCAGCATGCGACGGTGCGATGGCCCAGGACCTGATTCGCTCCGTCGGCGGCGGCAAACCGTGGCTGATGATGGAGCAGACACCGGGCCGCGCCGGATTCCGCCATGTGGCCACCCCCAAACGCCCCGGCCTGAACCGCTTGTGGTCGCTGCAGGCGCTGGCGCGCGGCGCCGACGGGATCCTGCACTTCCAGTGGCGCGCCTCGAAGCAGGGGGCTGAGCGTACTCATGGCGCGATGCTTCCGCATGCGGGTCCTGACTCGCGGATCTTTCGCGAGGTGTGCGACCTGGGCAAGGAGCTGGGGGATCTGGCAGACGTGCTGGGCACCGCGGTCGCCGCCTCGGTCGCGATTGTGCTGGACTGGGATTCCTGGCGCGGGGTCGAGCTGGACCATCAGCCGCACAGCGGGTTCCGTTACGTCGACCGCATTCGCGAGTACTACACGCCGTTGTGGAAGGCGAACGTGACGGTCGATTTCGTGCATCCCGAAGCTGATCTGAGCCGGTACAAGCTTGTCGTGGCGCCGAACCTGTACCAGGTCTCTGATGCTGCTGCGGAGAACGTCATCGGCTATGTCCGCGGCGGCGGGCATCTGGTGCTCGGTCCCTTCTCCGGCGTCGCGGACCCCGACGAGCGCATCCGGCTCGGCGGCTACCCGGCGCCGTTCCGCGACCTGCTGGGCTTGCGGATCGAGGAGTACTGGCCGCTGCCGGACGACGAGCCCCTGACGTTGCACTCGGAGGTGTTCGGTGACTTCAGTGCGCAGTCCTGGGCCGAGTGGCTGACGGCCGGTGCGGGGACGGCGCTCGCCGAGATCGCCTCGGGCCCCCTGGCCGGCATCCCCGCCATTGTCGGCAACACCTACGGCGCGGGCACGGCTTGGTACGTGGCGACGCTGCCCGAGGAGCGCGTCCTGGCGCGCCTGCTGGACCTCGCCTGCTCACAGGCCGGCGTCGAATCGGTTCTCCCAGGCCTCCCGGAGGGGGTCGAGGCGGTACGGCGGGGCGAGTTCGTGTTCGTCCTCGATCACGCTCGGGGGACCGTCGACATCCGCTTGGCAACGACGGCCGCAGTGTAG